In Candidatus Delongbacteria bacterium, a single window of DNA contains:
- a CDS encoding TIGR01777 family oxidoreductase yields MRVLITGSSGLLGARLVRRLEERGDEVWRLDRRPGGARSLVWPATAAELEPLLPAGLEAVVHLAGSPIAVWPWNRAARARILQSRTVPTRRLAEVLARRAARLDERPLLLSGSAVGLYRPGWPAVDETAPGDANSFLGQVCREWEAAALPAQAAGLPLGYLRTGLVLDPAGGLLGRLWPLIRRGLGARLGAAELPWSWIHAADWTDAVCWALDARLSGPLNLCAPQPARQEEALALLAGLAGRRLLPGPPDWLLGLAGGRMARELLLSAPAVRPPRLLESGFRFHHPDLAEALQDLVAR; encoded by the coding sequence ATGCGCGTGCTGATCACCGGTTCCAGCGGTCTGCTGGGTGCCCGGCTGGTCCGGCGGCTGGAGGAGCGCGGCGACGAGGTCTGGCGGCTGGATCGGCGGCCGGGCGGCGCGCGCAGCCTGGTCTGGCCGGCCACGGCCGCGGAACTGGAGCCGCTGTTGCCTGCGGGCCTGGAGGCCGTGGTACATCTGGCCGGCTCGCCCATTGCCGTCTGGCCCTGGAACCGGGCCGCCCGGGCGCGGATCCTCCAGTCGCGCACGGTGCCCACCCGGCGGCTGGCCGAGGTCCTGGCCCGGCGCGCGGCGCGCTTGGACGAACGCCCCCTGCTGCTCTCCGGCTCCGCCGTGGGCCTGTACCGGCCGGGCTGGCCGGCCGTGGACGAGACGGCGCCGGGGGACGCCAACAGCTTCCTGGGCCAGGTCTGCCGTGAGTGGGAGGCCGCCGCGCTGCCCGCCCAGGCCGCCGGCCTGCCGCTGGGCTATCTGCGCACGGGTCTGGTGCTGGACCCCGCCGGCGGCCTGCTGGGCCGGCTCTGGCCCTTGATCCGCCGCGGCCTGGGGGCGCGGCTGGGGGCCGCCGAGCTGCCCTGGAGCTGGATCCACGCCGCGGACTGGACAGACGCCGTCTGCTGGGCGCTGGACGCGCGCCTGAGCGGCCCGCTCAACCTCTGCGCGCCGCAGCCCGCGCGGCAAGAGGAAGCCCTGGCCCTGTTGGCCGGACTGGCGGGCCGGCGCCTGCTGCCCGGGCCGCCGGACTGGTTGCTGGGCCTGGCGGGCGGGCGGATGGCCCGTGAACTGCTGCTGAGCGCCCCCGCCGTGCGGCCGCCCCGCCTGCTGGAGAGCGGCTTTCGCTTCCACCACCCCGACCTGGCGGAGGCCCTGCAGGACCTGGTGGCCCGATGA
- a CDS encoding endonuclease produces the protein MRRLILSLSLLLLTFPARAAQVFISEYIEGSSYNKALEIYNGSGAALNLADYRFALASNGGATPTYYTFSGTLAAGEVFVVSHASAAAGILALADVTSSGFANWNGDDFVGLYQVIAGNNVLIDAIGVLGTDPGSAWAVAGVTDGTVNHTLVRKSTVSQGNTIWSASAGSDAAGSEWIVSAVDTWDDLGSHSTGGNTPPVIADLSRTPANPAAGQSVTISANLSDDGSVASADLRYQLNGGSWIVTPLSAGAPPSWSGQIPGQAGGVTVGYQITAVDELGLSSSSALASYTLPVQSPPVISELAHSPLVPTHSQTVTVSAQITDDGVVVAATLHYTVDAGSPQALSLSAGPPALWSAVLPAQPDGAVVEFQLEAVDDEGLMAASAPVSYTVDDAPPAPQVTAPVFTEGSLALGTVLTTATGTAYAHLSNPGSVPVWVETLSCLGLPFSCAPASVLIGPGQTVTVTVSVQPPHNLQYTGWLVAEGDWGATALPLSAAGDYPGSTWDSTFNLSGSALKVELNDLVSGHTALSYDAARLEMFSDLDNVNGWVECVYTGLDVQTTGIPDNAVMNTEHTWPQSYGAEGVARSDLHHLFPTDSWINSSRGNLPFGEVLVSSSGYPIGGADRGTNATGQTVFEPRDLHKGDCARAVMYFALRYGNLSDFLGMAGQESVLRAWHQSDPVSNKEIMRNQDIEVLQHNRNPFIEQPGLLLRLNSLAGGADLPPTPAEFRAFPDTLEVACAGSPLTVQLWLGNPGGSPLSLSSLSSSDPACISVGTWPASLAPGAGALVPVTLSGPCDGQSALTLVSSAGTRSIPLFWSWASATPLAAPVVSISRVGASHLLDWEDVPGALSYRVETAPALDGPWSPLSTVVESQLLEGEGWPATSLFRVISQ, from the coding sequence ATGCGTCGCCTGATCCTTTCCCTCTCCCTGCTCCTGCTGACCTTTCCGGCCCGGGCGGCCCAGGTCTTCATCAGTGAGTACATCGAGGGCAGCAGTTACAACAAGGCGCTGGAGATCTACAACGGCAGCGGCGCGGCCCTCAATCTGGCGGATTACCGCTTCGCCCTGGCCTCCAACGGCGGGGCCACGCCCACGTATTACACGTTCAGCGGCACGCTGGCCGCAGGCGAGGTCTTCGTGGTCAGCCACGCCTCCGCCGCCGCAGGAATCCTGGCGCTGGCCGACGTCACCAGCAGCGGCTTCGCCAATTGGAACGGCGACGATTTCGTGGGCCTCTATCAGGTCATCGCCGGCAACAACGTGCTCATCGACGCCATCGGCGTGCTGGGGACGGATCCCGGCTCGGCCTGGGCCGTGGCCGGCGTGACGGACGGCACGGTGAATCACACCCTGGTGCGCAAATCCACCGTCAGCCAAGGCAACACTATCTGGAGCGCTTCCGCAGGAAGCGACGCCGCCGGCTCCGAGTGGATCGTGAGCGCCGTGGACACCTGGGACGACCTGGGCAGTCACTCCACGGGGGGCAACACGCCGCCCGTGATCGCCGACCTGAGCCGCACGCCGGCCAATCCCGCCGCCGGACAGAGCGTCACCATCAGCGCCAACCTGAGCGACGACGGCAGCGTGGCCAGCGCGGACCTGCGCTACCAACTGAACGGCGGCAGCTGGATCGTGACGCCCCTGAGCGCCGGAGCGCCGCCCAGCTGGTCGGGCCAGATCCCCGGCCAGGCGGGGGGAGTCACGGTGGGCTACCAGATCACGGCCGTGGATGAGCTGGGCCTCTCGTCCAGCAGCGCGCTGGCGAGCTACACGCTGCCCGTCCAGAGCCCGCCTGTGATCAGCGAACTGGCCCACAGCCCGCTGGTGCCCACCCACAGCCAGACCGTCACGGTCAGCGCGCAGATCACGGACGACGGCGTCGTGGTGGCGGCCACGCTTCACTACACCGTCGACGCGGGCAGCCCGCAGGCCTTGAGTCTGAGCGCCGGTCCGCCCGCCCTCTGGAGCGCCGTGTTGCCGGCCCAGCCCGACGGCGCCGTGGTGGAGTTCCAGTTGGAGGCTGTGGACGACGAGGGGCTGATGGCCGCCAGCGCGCCGGTCTCGTACACGGTGGACGACGCCCCGCCCGCGCCCCAGGTCACGGCGCCCGTGTTCACGGAGGGCAGCCTGGCACTGGGCACCGTCCTGACCACGGCCACAGGGACGGCCTACGCCCACTTGAGCAACCCGGGCAGCGTGCCCGTCTGGGTGGAGACCCTCTCCTGCCTGGGCCTGCCCTTCAGCTGCGCGCCGGCCAGCGTGCTCATCGGCCCGGGCCAGACGGTGACGGTCACCGTGAGCGTGCAGCCACCCCACAACCTGCAGTACACGGGCTGGCTGGTGGCGGAGGGCGACTGGGGCGCCACGGCCCTGCCACTCAGCGCGGCCGGCGACTATCCAGGCAGCACGTGGGACAGCACGTTCAACCTGAGCGGCAGCGCCTTGAAAGTGGAATTGAACGATCTGGTGAGCGGCCACACCGCCCTTTCCTACGACGCGGCGCGGCTGGAGATGTTCAGCGACCTCGACAACGTGAACGGTTGGGTGGAGTGCGTCTACACGGGCCTGGACGTGCAGACCACGGGGATCCCGGACAACGCGGTGATGAACACGGAGCACACCTGGCCCCAGTCCTACGGCGCCGAGGGCGTGGCGCGCAGCGACCTGCACCACCTCTTTCCCACGGACAGCTGGATCAACAGCAGCCGGGGCAACCTGCCCTTCGGCGAGGTGCTGGTCTCCTCGTCCGGCTATCCCATCGGCGGAGCCGACCGCGGCACCAACGCCACGGGCCAGACTGTCTTCGAACCGCGGGACCTGCACAAGGGCGACTGTGCCCGCGCCGTGATGTACTTCGCGCTGCGCTACGGCAACTTGAGCGATTTCCTGGGGATGGCCGGCCAGGAGAGCGTGCTGCGCGCCTGGCACCAGAGCGACCCGGTCTCCAACAAGGAAATCATGCGCAACCAGGACATCGAAGTCCTGCAGCACAACCGCAACCCCTTCATCGAACAGCCCGGCCTGCTGCTGCGGCTGAACTCCCTGGCGGGGGGTGCCGACCTCCCGCCGACGCCGGCCGAATTCCGCGCCTTTCCCGACACCCTCGAGGTGGCCTGTGCGGGCAGCCCGCTCACGGTCCAGCTCTGGCTGGGCAACCCGGGCGGCAGCCCCTTGAGCCTGAGCAGCCTGAGCAGCAGCGACCCGGCCTGCATCAGCGTGGGCACCTGGCCCGCCAGTCTGGCTCCGGGGGCCGGCGCGCTGGTACCCGTGACCCTGAGCGGCCCATGCGACGGCCAGAGCGCGCTGACCCTGGTGAGCAGCGCGGGCACGCGGAGCATCCCCCTGTTCTGGAGCTGGGCCAGCGCCACGCCGCTGGCCGCGCCCGTGGTGTCGATCAGCCGGGTGGGCGCCAGCCACCTGCTGGACTGGGAGGACGTCCCCGGCGCGCTCAGCTACCGGGTGGAGACGGCTCCGGCGCTGGACGGCCCCTGGAGCCCGCTCAGCACGGTGGTCGAATCCCAACTGCTGGAGGGCGAGGGCTGGCCCGCCACCAGCCTGTTCCGGGTGATCAGCCAGTAG
- a CDS encoding lytic murein transglycosylase, giving the protein MNRQLMWMTVVGLLGLAQVAAAPRATGAPHRNFTPQEQALLRSRLLEAGVDGGLVAGLRLDTLRCYPGRLRLNLDYNVKQGSYAQYMEPATVQRLKDFIHRERELFRAAEEKHGVPAEVLGSILMVETRLGDNTGQFRAPDLFLTLMLHEGATQDAALDSAVARESRFGGSRGRAELAEIIRGKAVERARWATKEIRSISQLIPLQDWDTLPCSYAGAIGLPQFMPTSLAAYGDDGDGNGRVELIKLDDAVYSVGRYLKENGWRGRMTADKRFKAIRRYNHSDVYARTVLKLARAVGLPDAGR; this is encoded by the coding sequence ATGAATCGGCAGCTGATGTGGATGACGGTGGTGGGTCTGTTGGGTCTGGCCCAGGTGGCCGCCGCCCCGCGGGCAACGGGCGCGCCGCACCGGAATTTCACGCCCCAGGAGCAGGCCCTGCTGCGCTCCCGGCTCTTGGAGGCGGGAGTGGACGGCGGGCTGGTGGCCGGGCTGCGGCTGGACACCCTGCGCTGCTATCCGGGCCGGCTGCGGCTCAATCTGGACTACAACGTGAAGCAGGGCTCCTACGCCCAATACATGGAGCCGGCCACGGTCCAGCGCCTCAAGGACTTCATCCACCGGGAACGCGAGCTGTTCCGCGCCGCGGAGGAGAAGCACGGCGTGCCGGCGGAGGTGCTGGGCTCGATCCTGATGGTGGAGACCCGGCTGGGAGACAACACGGGCCAGTTTCGCGCGCCGGATCTGTTTCTCACGCTGATGCTGCACGAGGGCGCTACTCAGGACGCGGCGCTGGATTCCGCCGTGGCGCGGGAGTCCCGCTTCGGCGGATCGCGCGGCCGGGCCGAACTGGCGGAGATCATCCGCGGCAAGGCCGTGGAGCGGGCGCGTTGGGCCACCAAGGAGATCCGGTCCATCTCTCAGCTGATTCCCCTCCAGGACTGGGACACCCTGCCCTGCTCCTACGCGGGCGCCATCGGCCTGCCGCAATTCATGCCCACCAGCCTGGCGGCCTACGGCGACGACGGAGACGGCAACGGCCGGGTGGAGTTGATCAAGCTGGACGACGCCGTCTACAGCGTGGGTCGCTATTTGAAAGAGAACGGCTGGCGCGGCCGGATGACGGCGGACAAGCGCTTCAAGGCCATCCGGCGCTACAACCACAGCGACGTCTACGCCCGGACGGTGCTGAAGCTGGCCCGGGCCGTCGGGTTGCCGGATGCCGGGCGCTGA
- a CDS encoding hemerythrin family protein, producing MDEQAGAPRGQWHEDLARIDGQHQVLQAGTKQFLALLEESRPQAEATRALAELVALLELHFHTEELLMGRAGFPEQHAHSLLHQACLQQVRGVLGELELGTRRPLAELRELIQVWIHDHMDRQDQRFEAFLKHKRPT from the coding sequence GTGGACGAGCAGGCGGGGGCCCCGCGCGGGCAATGGCATGAGGATCTGGCCCGGATCGACGGACAGCACCAGGTCCTGCAGGCCGGTACGAAACAGTTCCTGGCCCTGCTGGAGGAGAGCCGTCCCCAGGCGGAGGCGACCCGGGCCCTGGCGGAGCTGGTGGCCCTGCTGGAGCTGCATTTCCACACGGAGGAGCTGCTGATGGGCCGGGCGGGCTTCCCGGAACAGCACGCCCACAGCCTGCTGCACCAGGCCTGCCTGCAGCAGGTGCGGGGTGTTCTGGGGGAACTGGAACTGGGCACGCGCCGCCCGCTGGCCGAGCTGCGCGAGTTGATCCAGGTCTGGATCCACGACCACATGGATCGTCAGGACCAGCGCTTCGAGGCCTTTCTCAAGCACAAACGCCCGACCTGA
- the dnaK gene encoding molecular chaperone DnaK, with protein sequence MAKIIGIDLGTTNSCVAVIEGGEPVVITNAEGGRTTPSVVAFTKSGERLVGAPAKRQAVTNPVNTVFSIKRFMGRKYDEVSQEMKEVPYKVIKGQGGVARIEIDGQDYAPPQISAMVLQKLKQAAEEFLGEKVTDAVITVPAYFNDAQRQATKEAGEIAGFTVKRIVNEPTAAAMAYGLDKKGEECVAVYDLGGGTFDISILDIADGTFEVLSTNGDTHLGGDDFDQRLIDHLASEFQKNEGIDLRKDPMALQRLKEAAEKAKMELSSSQQAQINLPFITATQDGPKHLDMTITRAKFEQLVDDLIQSSIEPCRKAMKDAGKSNADINEVILVGGSTRIPAVVEAVRKFFGKEPHKGVNPDEVVALGAAIQGGIMGGEMGDKDMVLLDVSPLSLGIETLGGVMTVLIERNTTIPTSKSQVFSTASDSQPTVDIHVLQGERPMAVDNKTIGRFQLDGIPPAPRGVPQIEVAFDIDANGILSVKAKDKATNKEQSIKITASSGLSESEIQRMKREAEEHAAEDAQRKEEVELRNTGDQKVFQTRKQIEELKEQLGEAEKAKLEQAAATLEEALKGGDSASIRSATEALDKTWQSVSEELYKNASAGGPGAAGGSGAGGAESGPGAGAGQASSATEGGAVDADFEVVDDKK encoded by the coding sequence ATGGCCAAAATCATCGGCATCGACCTGGGCACCACCAACAGCTGCGTGGCCGTCATCGAGGGCGGCGAGCCCGTCGTCATCACAAACGCCGAAGGCGGACGCACCACGCCCAGCGTGGTAGCCTTCACCAAATCCGGCGAGCGCCTGGTGGGCGCCCCGGCCAAACGCCAGGCGGTCACCAACCCCGTCAACACCGTCTTTTCCATCAAGCGCTTCATGGGGCGCAAATACGACGAAGTCTCCCAGGAGATGAAGGAAGTCCCCTACAAGGTGATCAAGGGCCAGGGGGGCGTGGCGCGGATCGAGATCGACGGCCAGGACTACGCGCCACCGCAGATCAGCGCCATGGTGCTGCAGAAGCTCAAGCAGGCCGCCGAGGAATTCCTGGGCGAGAAGGTGACGGACGCCGTGATCACGGTGCCGGCCTACTTCAACGATGCCCAGCGCCAGGCCACCAAGGAGGCGGGCGAGATCGCCGGCTTCACCGTCAAGCGCATCGTCAACGAGCCCACCGCCGCGGCGATGGCCTACGGCCTGGACAAGAAGGGTGAAGAGTGCGTGGCCGTCTACGACCTGGGCGGCGGCACCTTCGACATCTCCATCCTGGACATCGCCGACGGAACCTTCGAGGTGCTCTCCACCAACGGCGACACGCATCTGGGCGGCGACGACTTCGACCAGCGGCTGATCGACCACTTGGCCAGCGAGTTCCAGAAGAACGAGGGCATCGACCTGCGCAAGGATCCCATGGCCCTGCAGCGGCTGAAGGAGGCCGCGGAGAAGGCCAAGATGGAACTCTCCAGCAGCCAGCAGGCCCAGATCAACCTGCCCTTCATCACGGCCACCCAGGACGGCCCCAAGCACCTGGACATGACCATCACGCGGGCCAAGTTCGAGCAGCTCGTCGACGACCTGATCCAGAGCTCCATCGAGCCCTGCCGCAAGGCCATGAAAGACGCGGGCAAGAGCAACGCGGACATCAACGAGGTGATTCTGGTGGGCGGCTCCACGCGCATCCCGGCGGTGGTGGAGGCCGTGCGCAAGTTCTTCGGCAAGGAGCCGCACAAGGGCGTCAACCCGGACGAGGTGGTGGCGCTGGGCGCGGCCATCCAGGGCGGAATCATGGGCGGCGAGATGGGCGACAAGGACATGGTCCTGCTGGACGTCTCACCGCTCTCGCTGGGCATCGAGACCCTGGGCGGCGTGATGACCGTCCTGATCGAGCGCAACACGACCATCCCCACCAGCAAGAGCCAGGTCTTCTCGACGGCTTCGGACAGCCAGCCCACCGTGGACATCCACGTGCTGCAGGGCGAGCGCCCCATGGCCGTGGACAACAAGACCATCGGCCGCTTCCAGTTGGACGGCATCCCGCCCGCGCCCCGGGGCGTGCCGCAGATCGAGGTCGCCTTCGACATCGACGCCAACGGCATCCTCAGCGTCAAGGCCAAGGACAAGGCCACCAACAAGGAGCAGTCCATCAAGATCACGGCCTCCAGCGGCCTCTCGGAGAGCGAGATCCAGCGCATGAAGCGTGAGGCCGAGGAGCACGCGGCGGAGGACGCCCAGCGCAAGGAAGAGGTGGAGCTGCGCAACACGGGGGACCAGAAGGTCTTCCAGACGCGCAAGCAGATCGAGGAGTTGAAGGAGCAGCTGGGCGAGGCGGAGAAGGCCAAGTTGGAGCAGGCCGCCGCGACGCTGGAGGAGGCGCTCAAGGGCGGGGACAGCGCAAGCATCCGCAGCGCCACCGAGGCCCTGGACAAGACCTGGCAGTCCGTCAGCGAGGAACTCTACAAGAACGCCTCCGCGGGCGGCCCTGGCGCGGCTGGCGGTTCGGGCGCGGGAGGGGCGGAATCCGGTCCGGGCGCCGGCGCCGGCCAGGCCTCCTCGGCGACGGAAGGTGGCGCCGTGGACGCCGACTTCGAAGTGGTGGACGACAAGAAGTAA
- a CDS encoding C25 family cysteine peptidase, producing the protein MRQGIWLTGLVMGLALGVRAEWIEVAAQRTTGITLLDDQAGVQRVVCELAGFDAEPVALEGRVYQRLRVPGAALTLEAGAPELPVLATSLRIADQGATRLRVLSEEHVDLALEVLPSKGNLTRDVNPARVPHRFGPAYQLAAWPAESAFLREPYILRDVRGQSLVFQPFQVLPSLGLLRVFTRLEVEVAAAPGAGLNELPSGARQPGPDANFAQIYQERFLNAGTGERYIPVGEEGRLLIICHDTFLEEMAPFVEWKLQRGQEVVLLPKSQVGTTSTAIRNFVSAYYTDPGLAYLLLVGDAEQLPSPSHSGGASDPTYAMVAGTDSYPDILVGRFSASTEAQVATMVERCVEYERDPQPGADWYHRGMGIGSAEGAGIGDDGESDRQHIANIRTDLLGYGYDLVDGIYDPGATAAAVTTGLNSGRSIINYVGHGATTSWVTTGFANSHVNALANENRLPFIFDVACVNGQFSGTTCFAEAWMRATHNGQPSGAVGIYASTINQSWAPPMAAQDEMVDLLVAESKLSFGGLCYNGAMRMNDEYADYAMTRTWTIFTDPSLQVRTRTPQPLALSHPAVLPVGQPDFAVQTDRPGARAALYADGQLLGTALADESGLALVPVDVAPAAGSWVTLTLTAHNGLTRQASLLAVPADAPWLSGSDARLDGDAAARPGGSGWLGLSVHNLGGLAAQDLSLSLASPHPAVSVLEGQPQVALLEAGGQVELAQAFHLQFGDSLLDGEALPLLLQIQCAGGLEFTSELWLTAQVDPRLDCPGTELAFATAPGAADSLYLELGNSGDAELQFTLDTGERELAWLTTTPASGRLAPGEQVAVLLRADSAGLPEGLQLGRLTLASNDPDQPLRELPLSLLVGGLSPVGDLGIELPGDGRVHLAWSPVAGARSYRVWQRGALPGWTLVLESPATECVLPCQVPATRSYRVTAVTE; encoded by the coding sequence ATGCGGCAGGGGATCTGGCTGACCGGACTGGTGATGGGGCTCGCCCTGGGCGTTCGCGCCGAGTGGATCGAGGTGGCGGCGCAGCGGACGACGGGCATCACGCTGCTAGACGATCAAGCGGGCGTGCAGCGCGTGGTCTGCGAGCTGGCCGGTTTCGACGCCGAGCCCGTGGCGCTCGAGGGGCGCGTCTACCAGCGCCTGCGGGTGCCCGGGGCCGCCCTGACCCTGGAGGCGGGCGCGCCCGAGCTGCCCGTCCTGGCCACCAGCCTGCGCATCGCCGACCAGGGCGCCACGCGGTTGCGGGTCCTCTCCGAGGAGCACGTGGACCTGGCGCTGGAGGTCCTGCCCTCCAAGGGCAACCTGACCCGCGACGTGAATCCCGCCCGCGTTCCCCACCGCTTCGGCCCCGCCTATCAATTGGCGGCCTGGCCGGCGGAGTCCGCCTTCCTGCGCGAGCCCTACATCCTGCGCGACGTCCGCGGCCAGTCCCTGGTCTTCCAGCCCTTCCAGGTGCTGCCCAGCCTGGGCCTGCTGCGCGTCTTCACGCGGCTGGAAGTGGAAGTCGCCGCCGCCCCTGGCGCCGGCCTGAACGAGTTGCCGAGCGGCGCGCGCCAACCCGGCCCCGACGCCAACTTCGCCCAGATCTACCAGGAGCGCTTCCTCAACGCCGGGACGGGCGAGCGCTACATCCCGGTGGGCGAAGAGGGCCGCCTGCTGATCATCTGCCACGACACCTTCCTGGAGGAGATGGCCCCCTTCGTGGAGTGGAAGCTGCAGCGCGGCCAGGAGGTGGTGCTGCTGCCCAAGTCCCAGGTGGGGACCACGTCCACGGCGATCCGCAACTTCGTCAGCGCCTACTACACGGACCCCGGCCTGGCCTACCTGCTGCTGGTGGGCGACGCCGAGCAGCTGCCCAGCCCCTCGCACTCCGGCGGCGCCTCGGATCCCACCTACGCCATGGTGGCGGGCACCGACTCCTACCCGGACATCCTGGTGGGCCGCTTCAGTGCGTCCACCGAGGCCCAGGTGGCGACCATGGTGGAGCGCTGCGTGGAGTACGAGCGCGATCCCCAGCCCGGGGCGGACTGGTACCACCGCGGCATGGGCATCGGCTCGGCCGAGGGCGCGGGCATCGGCGACGACGGCGAGTCGGATCGCCAGCACATCGCCAACATCCGCACGGACCTGCTGGGCTACGGCTACGACCTGGTGGACGGGATCTACGATCCGGGCGCCACCGCCGCCGCCGTCACCACGGGGCTCAACTCCGGGCGCTCGATCATCAACTACGTGGGCCACGGCGCCACCACCAGCTGGGTGACCACGGGCTTCGCCAACAGCCACGTGAACGCCCTGGCCAACGAGAACCGCCTGCCCTTCATCTTCGACGTGGCCTGCGTCAACGGCCAGTTCAGCGGCACCACGTGCTTCGCCGAGGCCTGGATGCGGGCCACGCACAACGGCCAGCCTAGCGGCGCGGTGGGCATCTATGCCAGCACCATCAACCAGTCCTGGGCCCCGCCCATGGCCGCCCAGGACGAGATGGTGGACCTGCTGGTGGCGGAGTCCAAGCTGAGCTTCGGCGGACTGTGCTACAACGGCGCCATGCGCATGAACGACGAGTACGCCGACTACGCCATGACCCGGACCTGGACGATCTTCACCGATCCCTCGCTGCAGGTGCGCACGCGCACGCCCCAGCCCCTGGCCCTCAGCCATCCCGCCGTGCTGCCCGTCGGCCAGCCGGACTTCGCCGTGCAGACCGACCGGCCCGGCGCCCGCGCGGCCCTCTACGCGGACGGCCAGCTGCTGGGCACGGCCCTGGCCGACGAGAGCGGCCTGGCCCTGGTGCCGGTGGACGTCGCGCCCGCCGCGGGCAGCTGGGTCACGCTGACCCTGACAGCCCACAACGGCCTGACCCGCCAGGCTTCCCTGCTGGCGGTTCCCGCCGACGCGCCCTGGCTGAGCGGCTCGGACGCCCGGCTGGATGGCGACGCCGCCGCCCGGCCCGGCGGCAGCGGCTGGCTGGGACTGAGCGTGCACAATCTGGGCGGACTGGCGGCCCAGGACTTGTCCTTGAGCCTGGCCAGCCCGCATCCGGCCGTGAGCGTGCTGGAGGGCCAGCCGCAGGTGGCCCTGCTGGAAGCCGGCGGACAGGTGGAACTGGCCCAGGCCTTCCACCTGCAGTTCGGCGACTCGCTGCTGGACGGCGAGGCCCTGCCCCTGCTGCTGCAGATCCAGTGCGCGGGCGGCCTGGAGTTCACGTCCGAACTCTGGCTGACCGCCCAGGTGGATCCGCGCCTGGACTGCCCGGGCACGGAGCTGGCCTTCGCGACGGCACCCGGCGCGGCGGACAGCCTGTACCTCGAACTGGGCAACTCGGGCGACGCGGAACTGCAGTTCACGCTGGACACGGGCGAACGCGAGCTGGCCTGGCTGACGACCACGCCGGCCAGCGGCCGTCTGGCGCCGGGAGAGCAAGTGGCCGTCCTGCTGCGCGCGGACAGCGCGGGCCTGCCCGAGGGCCTGCAGCTGGGCCGCCTGACGCTGGCCAGCAACGATCCCGACCAACCCCTGCGGGAGCTGCCCCTCTCCCTGCTGGTGGGCGGCCTGAGCCCCGTAGGCGACCTGGGCATCGAGCTGCCCGGGGATGGACGCGTGCACCTGGCCTGGAGTCCGGTGGCCGGCGCCCGGAGCTACCGGGTCTGGCAGCGCGGCGCCCTGCCGGGCTGGACCCTGGTGCTGGAAAGCCCCGCCACCGAGTGCGTCCTGCCCTGTCAGGTGCCTGCCACCCGCAGCTACCGCGTGACGGCCGTCACGGAATAG
- a CDS encoding SRPBCC family protein, with protein MIRELSFETRFRQSPEELFPFFAEAANLERLTPDALRFRILTPPPLVMRPDLRIDYRLRLHGLSFRWRTRITRWEPPRLFQDLQERGPWALWEHTHDFTPLPGGGTLMTDRLRLRPPFGLLGRLLWPLLAREVAGIFAHRERVLRSLFGPPPVVMR; from the coding sequence ATGATCCGCGAGCTGAGTTTCGAGACCCGCTTCCGCCAGTCGCCGGAGGAGCTCTTCCCCTTCTTCGCGGAGGCGGCCAACCTGGAACGCCTGACGCCGGACGCCCTGCGTTTCCGCATCCTGACGCCGCCGCCCCTGGTGATGCGGCCGGACCTGCGCATCGACTATCGCCTGCGCCTGCACGGTCTGTCCTTCCGCTGGCGGACGCGGATCACGCGCTGGGAACCGCCCCGGCTCTTCCAGGACCTCCAGGAGCGGGGTCCCTGGGCGCTCTGGGAGCACACCCACGACTTCACCCCGCTGCCCGGCGGCGGCACGCTCATGACCGACCGGCTGCGCCTGCGGCCGCCCTTCGGCCTGCTGGGCCGCCTGCTCTGGCCGCTGCTGGCCCGGGAAGTGGCCGGCATCTTCGCCCACCGGGAACGCGTGCTGCGCTCCCTCTTTGGTCCCCCACCCGTTGTCATGCGCTGA
- a CDS encoding bacteriohemerythrin yields the protein MAFLDWNASLETGVPEMDRQHRRLVDLLNQLHAAMKAGRGAEQVQTILSGLVAYTNTHFQAEETLLRQKGWIGLNRHLILHADLLKQLNGYVSAFQQNQRISTLELADFLKSWLSKHIMQEDQQYGKALAG from the coding sequence ATGGCCTTTCTGGACTGGAACGCGAGCCTGGAGACGGGCGTGCCGGAGATGGACCGCCAGCACCGGCGGCTGGTGGACCTGCTCAATCAGCTGCACGCCGCCATGAAGGCCGGGCGCGGCGCCGAACAGGTGCAGACCATCCTGAGCGGACTGGTGGCCTACACCAACACGCACTTCCAGGCCGAGGAAACCCTGCTGCGCCAGAAAGGCTGGATCGGTCTCAACCGCCACCTGATCCTGCACGCGGACCTGCTCAAGCAGTTGAACGGCTACGTGAGCGCCTTCCAGCAGAACCAGCGGATCTCCACCCTCGAGCTGGCGGATTTCCTGAAGAGCTGGTTGTCCAAGCACATCATGCAGGAAGACCAGCAGTACGGCAAGGCCCTGGCGGGCTGA